In one Candidatus Nitronereus thalassa genomic region, the following are encoded:
- a CDS encoding VOC family protein — translation MAVQVYGCNHVVIEVDDVQKAVEFYSDVFNLEMLRQGGEGAAWCKLGEHQFLAIFEVEKLQPDRMKHFGIMVRDEAQINEVREKLVNKYGLKMEPNFRCDFRDPWGNRIQVGDLHDESLVWLLPYREVQDTGIQFS, via the coding sequence ATGGCGGTTCAAGTGTATGGCTGCAATCATGTGGTGATTGAGGTGGATGATGTGCAGAAGGCGGTGGAATTTTATTCAGATGTGTTTAATCTCGAAATGCTACGACAAGGTGGAGAAGGAGCAGCCTGGTGCAAACTCGGCGAGCATCAATTCCTGGCGATCTTCGAAGTGGAAAAACTTCAGCCCGATCGCATGAAACACTTTGGCATCATGGTCCGGGACGAAGCCCAAATCAACGAAGTGCGAGAAAAACTGGTTAACAAATATGGCCTGAAAATGGAGCCCAACTTCCGCTGCGATTTCCGCGACCCCTGGGGTAACCGCATCCAAGTCGGCGACCTCCACGACGAATCCCTAGTCTGGCTCCTCCCCTACCGCGAGGTCCAGGATACTGGAATTCAGTTTTCATGA
- a CDS encoding muconolactone Delta-isomerase yields the protein MLFFVKVRVKHEGMSLDELWTLWEKEAKSALGAKQAGKVQALYKVVGQRRVLAIADVESHDELDRILMAGIPMANVVDVEEVLPIRAYEDFANDLKRRWK from the coding sequence ATGTTATTTTTTGTGAAGGTTCGAGTGAAGCACGAGGGGATGTCGTTGGATGAGTTGTGGACTCTTTGGGAAAAGGAAGCCAAATCGGCCCTTGGTGCCAAACAGGCCGGAAAGGTGCAGGCATTATACAAAGTCGTCGGGCAGCGGCGCGTGTTGGCCATTGCCGACGTGGAATCCCACGACGAACTGGATCGCATTCTCATGGCCGGAATTCCCATGGCCAACGTAGTGGATGTCGAAGAAGTGCTGCCGATTCGGGCGTATGAAGATTTTGCTAACGATTTAAAGCGACGGTGGAAATAA
- a CDS encoding universal stress protein — translation MRVLLAVDGSPHSQHAVEVVGQLSSVKSLTVVHVVNLPRLTYPALGPDITKDLAMTIEQAMREEGEHILKQAMAHLSYHNAPVSKRLEIGSPADRILTIVEEEKTDLILIGARGLGEVQEVIFGSVSHRVLTHAPCSVCIVKSPVAKLDDILLPIQGEGDEQTAVEFFGNHPFKSTAEITVFNVVPIPRSILRAGVSASETKIQQALESAETFTDHVVGKLKALHYSVIGRVGMGSPAETILEQEGSTNPDLIVMGTHNPSILSRFVLGSVSHTVLHRSTHSVLLIRPTGKEN, via the coding sequence ATGCGTGTGCTATTAGCTGTAGACGGGTCTCCGCATTCTCAGCACGCTGTCGAGGTCGTGGGGCAACTCTCATCGGTAAAAAGTCTCACCGTGGTGCATGTCGTGAACTTGCCAAGACTTACCTATCCGGCACTCGGTCCTGATATTACTAAAGATTTGGCCATGACCATAGAACAAGCCATGCGGGAGGAAGGGGAGCACATCCTCAAACAAGCCATGGCTCATTTGTCCTACCACAATGCCCCGGTCTCAAAACGATTGGAAATCGGCTCCCCGGCGGATCGCATTCTAACGATAGTGGAAGAAGAAAAAACAGACCTAATTCTCATCGGGGCCAGAGGGTTGGGCGAAGTGCAAGAAGTCATCTTTGGCAGTGTCTCTCATCGGGTGTTGACGCATGCGCCTTGTTCCGTCTGTATTGTAAAATCCCCTGTGGCGAAATTAGATGACATCTTATTGCCCATTCAGGGAGAGGGCGATGAACAAACCGCCGTGGAATTCTTTGGTAATCATCCTTTCAAAAGCACCGCGGAAATTACGGTCTTCAATGTCGTTCCCATTCCACGATCCATTTTGCGCGCAGGCGTCTCGGCTTCAGAAACCAAGATACAACAAGCATTGGAAAGCGCGGAGACGTTTACCGATCATGTGGTGGGGAAATTGAAAGCCCTTCACTATTCGGTGATTGGAAGGGTGGGCATGGGATCTCCGGCGGAAACCATTTTGGAACAGGAGGGCTCCACCAACCCGGATTTAATTGTTATGGGAACCCACAATCCCTCTATCCTCTCTCGTTTTGTCCTGGGAAGCGTGTCGCATACCGTGCTGCATCGCTCCACCCATTCGGTGTTGCTCATCCGACCGACAGGAAAAGAAAATTAG
- a CDS encoding class I SAM-dependent methyltransferase — protein MSALTSLIHRLFVRPSMVFRLLIVGSTFMMVSVVEAAPKDKERWDRKYGTEEYIFGKTPIAFLKKYLHLLPKGKALDIAMGEGRNGVFLAAQGFQVTGIDISETGLSKARTLAKEQGVSIETQVVDLETTELPANTYDVIICTYYLQRNLFPQIINALKPGGMVVVETYTVDHQKYRPRFPRQFLLEPNELLHHFKDLTVLQYQLQDDGQTAYASILAAKPKPVRH, from the coding sequence ATGAGTGCATTGACTTCTCTCATTCACCGTTTGTTTGTTCGCCCTTCGATGGTCTTCCGTCTGCTGATCGTGGGTTCGACTTTTATGATGGTTTCCGTCGTGGAAGCGGCACCGAAAGATAAAGAGCGCTGGGACCGAAAATATGGCACCGAGGAATATATTTTTGGAAAAACTCCGATCGCCTTCTTAAAAAAATATCTTCATCTTCTCCCAAAAGGAAAGGCCTTAGACATCGCCATGGGCGAGGGGCGCAACGGAGTATTTCTCGCGGCCCAAGGATTTCAAGTGACAGGAATTGATATTTCCGAGACAGGATTGAGCAAGGCTAGAACCCTTGCTAAAGAACAGGGCGTGTCCATCGAGACCCAAGTGGTGGATCTCGAAACCACTGAACTCCCGGCGAACACTTATGATGTCATTATTTGCACCTATTACCTACAAAGGAATCTATTTCCACAAATAATCAATGCCCTTAAACCTGGCGGCATGGTCGTGGTAGAAACCTATACTGTAGATCACCAAAAATACCGTCCCCGCTTTCCTCGCCAATTTCTCCTGGAACCCAATGAACTTCTGCATCATTTTAAAGACCTCACCGTCTTACAGTATCAATTACAGGATGATGGACAAACGGCCTATGCCAGCATTCTGGCAGCGAAACCGAAACCCGTCCGTCACTGA
- a CDS encoding iron-containing redox enzyme family protein codes for MGPVQELPVDVDSLIHELQSHPVNTNEFFRTFKTRQLNPRQLRVFIRQYHYFCFHFVKVLEGLLYHTPIDQVEMRTQLAKTLYSELGSGSHEHVHIRQLERFAHSIGLHPQDLEETEPIQEVTQYLETLRRLFLQSSHLTALGAELAVETTAISEFQYFLPGLQQYEHFDRRDLAFFELHVAEEEVHGEWLIEAVRKTAKSDEDLFEVAFGARETADAWLEFWDGMYLAVFDANPSDALN; via the coding sequence ATGGGCCCTGTTCAAGAGTTACCAGTCGACGTCGATTCCCTTATTCATGAATTACAAAGTCATCCGGTTAATACCAACGAATTTTTTAGGACCTTTAAAACACGCCAGCTCAACCCTCGTCAGTTACGTGTTTTCATTCGTCAGTATCACTACTTTTGTTTTCACTTCGTCAAAGTCTTGGAAGGGCTGCTGTATCATACCCCCATTGACCAAGTGGAAATGCGCACCCAGTTGGCGAAAACTCTCTATTCCGAATTAGGAAGCGGTTCTCACGAACACGTGCACATTCGGCAGTTAGAACGATTTGCCCACAGCATCGGCTTACATCCGCAAGATCTGGAAGAGACCGAACCCATTCAGGAAGTCACGCAGTATTTGGAAACCCTACGCCGATTATTTTTGCAGTCGAGCCATTTAACGGCCTTGGGCGCCGAACTCGCCGTGGAAACCACGGCCATTTCCGAGTTCCAATACTTTCTCCCAGGCCTTCAGCAATATGAACACTTCGATCGGCGAGATCTCGCTTTTTTTGAATTGCATGTGGCCGAGGAAGAAGTGCATGGCGAATGGCTCATCGAGGCCGTGCGCAAAACCGCCAAGTCAGATGAAGATTTATTCGAAGTCGCGTTTGGCGCTCGTGAGACTGCCGACGCCTGGCTCGAATTTTGGGATGGCATGTACCTTGCTGTCTTTGATGCTAACCCTTCCGACGCTCTCAATTGA
- a CDS encoding class I SAM-dependent methyltransferase: MSDFPPTSPSTIQPQALEGAVLQQRAWRMPDLIVYQYGPEEWWVTPLDEDLPLVKLNRMGASLLGAMDGRSSIQTLLAQFGKWVCGPHQETGRYFLERWATPRYSLCYYGDEAPSGHSVNAKWDLLLQKVREQWHENVAEETDEHLTDFHHKGIQSHHGHFEIVETTVSHLLREPCEALNGLSYGQLLAKTLRQLGWWNPKPNRIVEVGAGLGYLSHEMAKELTPVERRNVEYIFLDLTRPFLHSQLDLATKAGWNALALNANAEFLPIADASVDLVIDNENLADMTPTHFSKEELDSGKGANEEHQRSLDLIHKLRLNLDKPYPDEAIFNYGAIQFLIELWRVLRPGGRALLIEFGIDSGWPDPVRLPGHTEYEVQYSHMRHTAKWLGFNEQYCALPQLLSIKRDTQVLCTGAAYALRRLQEAEGKKFAVRAYTESELKQSLGDALPKITGLHYHNILDPAWFGLWDFKALILEKPGGFKRPAYQESGGFRWYSQR, translated from the coding sequence ATGTCGGATTTTCCCCCAACCTCACCGTCCACCATCCAACCACAGGCTCTTGAAGGCGCAGTCCTCCAGCAACGGGCCTGGCGCATGCCCGATCTTATCGTGTATCAATACGGCCCCGAAGAATGGTGGGTCACTCCGCTGGATGAAGATCTTCCCCTCGTCAAATTGAACCGCATGGGCGCTTCGCTCCTTGGGGCCATGGATGGCCGGTCTTCCATTCAAACGTTGCTCGCTCAATTCGGAAAATGGGTATGCGGTCCGCATCAAGAAACTGGGCGCTATTTTTTAGAGCGGTGGGCCACCCCTCGCTATTCGCTCTGCTATTACGGTGATGAAGCACCGAGCGGACATAGCGTGAATGCCAAATGGGATCTCTTGCTGCAAAAGGTTCGGGAACAATGGCATGAGAATGTCGCTGAGGAAACCGATGAACATCTCACCGATTTTCACCACAAAGGCATTCAAAGCCACCACGGCCATTTTGAAATCGTCGAAACCACGGTCTCGCATTTACTCCGCGAACCCTGCGAAGCGCTGAACGGGCTATCGTATGGGCAACTTCTCGCGAAAACCTTGCGGCAACTCGGCTGGTGGAACCCCAAACCCAACCGGATCGTCGAAGTCGGCGCAGGGCTCGGTTATTTGTCACACGAAATGGCAAAGGAACTGACCCCCGTCGAACGACGAAACGTCGAATATATTTTTCTGGATCTGACTCGCCCATTTCTGCATTCCCAACTCGATCTCGCGACGAAAGCCGGATGGAATGCCCTCGCGCTGAATGCCAATGCGGAATTTTTGCCCATTGCTGATGCCAGCGTAGACCTCGTCATCGACAATGAAAACTTGGCGGACATGACGCCAACTCATTTCAGCAAGGAAGAATTGGATTCAGGCAAAGGAGCCAACGAAGAACATCAACGCAGTTTGGATTTGATTCATAAACTTCGATTGAATTTGGACAAACCGTATCCTGATGAAGCCATCTTCAACTACGGAGCCATTCAATTTCTGATTGAGCTGTGGCGGGTGTTACGTCCGGGTGGGAGAGCATTACTGATTGAATTTGGCATTGACTCAGGCTGGCCCGACCCAGTACGGCTTCCCGGTCATACCGAGTACGAGGTGCAATATTCGCACATGCGCCATACCGCAAAGTGGCTTGGTTTTAACGAACAATACTGCGCCCTACCGCAACTGCTTTCCATCAAACGCGACACCCAAGTACTGTGTACCGGAGCAGCCTATGCTCTCCGGCGATTGCAAGAAGCCGAAGGAAAAAAGTTCGCCGTCCGTGCATACACGGAATCTGAACTAAAACAGTCTCTCGGCGATGCCCTGCCCAAAATTACTGGACTGCACTACCACAACATCCTCGACCCCGCTTGGTTTGGCCTCTGGGACTTCAAAGCCTTGATTCTAGAAAAACCCGGCGGCTTCAAACGGCCCGCCTACCAAGAGTCAGGCGGCTTCCGCTGGTATAGTCAGCGATAG
- a CDS encoding Ppx/GppA phosphatase family protein, which translates to MRVASIDIGTLTCRLLIGDVEGPGPVKPVFSGRKILRLGEGVDETKRLKPEAMTRVVEAIKEWHGVIKQHDVGASIAVATSAVREARNREEFLRRVKQEAGIEVEVIDGQEEARRTLLGLRSGLPTSVGDILGLDIGGGSTEFIVDRQGQEVQTISIDMGVVRLSERVLKSDPPTTSEVHEAKQLIHSLTRKALGALGDTSGLTFVGTAGTITSLAAIAQGLTIYDPDRVHNYSLKLETIKNLERTILPRKQSERTGIPGLEKGREEVIAAGTLILRCVMEELDQDQCLVSEYGLREGVLVNLARQNTIY; encoded by the coding sequence ATGAGAGTAGCATCGATCGACATTGGCACACTCACCTGCCGATTATTGATTGGAGACGTTGAGGGCCCTGGTCCAGTGAAGCCCGTGTTCTCCGGACGAAAGATTCTTCGGTTGGGTGAAGGTGTTGATGAAACTAAGCGACTCAAGCCGGAGGCCATGACTCGTGTCGTCGAAGCGATTAAAGAATGGCACGGCGTGATTAAACAGCATGACGTTGGAGCCTCCATTGCCGTTGCCACAAGCGCAGTCCGCGAAGCGCGCAATCGTGAGGAATTTCTCAGGCGGGTCAAACAAGAAGCCGGCATAGAGGTAGAAGTTATTGATGGTCAGGAGGAAGCCAGGAGAACACTCTTAGGTCTTCGTTCTGGGCTGCCAACTTCTGTTGGTGACATACTTGGCCTTGATATCGGCGGTGGAAGCACAGAGTTTATCGTGGATCGGCAAGGCCAGGAAGTGCAAACCATTTCGATTGACATGGGCGTTGTGCGATTATCTGAGCGTGTACTGAAAAGTGATCCGCCAACGACTTCAGAGGTTCATGAAGCAAAACAACTCATCCATTCATTAACACGAAAGGCCTTAGGCGCCCTCGGCGATACGTCCGGACTGACGTTCGTCGGAACCGCCGGAACCATTACCTCCTTAGCCGCTATCGCTCAAGGACTTACCATCTACGATCCCGACCGTGTTCATAATTATTCTCTTAAGCTTGAAACAATAAAAAACCTCGAGCGCACCATTCTCCCTCGAAAACAATCCGAACGCACCGGCATCCCCGGGCTAGAGAAAGGCCGTGAAGAAGTCATTGCCGCCGGTACCCTTATCCTCCGCTGCGTCATGGAAGAACTTGACCAAGATCAATGCCTAGTCAGTGAGTACGGGCTACGGGAAGGAGTGCTAGTGAATTTGGCACGACAAAACACAATTTACTAG